The following are from one region of the Arachis duranensis cultivar V14167 chromosome 10, aradu.V14167.gnm2.J7QH, whole genome shotgun sequence genome:
- the LOC127742560 gene encoding chromatin modification-related protein EAF7-like has protein sequence MDLSDEDNEEEDSDESEDDDDDKDNNGQPRPTRGVTGTAAKQERDKGYNLRVDPPRRSQKRYTPSAIKKAMSNKYKKVVNTVKKKFTKYM, from the exons ATGGACTTAAGTGACGAGGACAATGAGGAAGAAGATTCGGATGAAAGtgaggatgatgatgacgacAAAGATAACAATGGGCAGCCTAGGCCGACCAGAG GTGTGACTGGAACAGCAGCAAAACAAGAACGGGATAAAGGCTACAATTTAAGGGTAGATCCACCCCGTCGCAGCCAAAAGAGATATACCCCATCAGCGATAAAGAAAGCAATGTCGAACAAGTACAAAAAAGTGGTTAACAcagtaaagaaaaaatttacaaagtatATGTAG
- the LOC107468842 gene encoding uncharacterized protein LOC107468842, which produces MCINDNTSLQEMFSINYEAQSRVSVIELYVEFDQLPNTVEQDDHDFDGKSYNGDSKEEYEGNYDFVDPNADEEQEDCTIESDVEDVANALASEHPFEELSFMRALDLDAMNAPEFSEYANADPPVVKDGEFVIGMEFNSREAVIKEVKDYTIHRGVDYWVFESEPTTFYAKCVQYGQSCDWLIRVSLMRRKYCWEIRQYNGSHTCTRATICQDHLKLDLDTIADAIKPLIEADPSIKVRSVIADVQSKFNYTISYRKAWLAKQKAVEKIFGGWEASYEALPIWFEAMVKKEPSAAVKYETLPCYRGDELAQDVRVLNRVFWSFYPCIRAFRHCKPVVQVDGTHLYEKYKGALLVAVSQDGNNNIVPIAFVLDGVGLISDRHESIRSAVSRCDGAWEPPRARHMFCIRHIASNFLRKFKAPFMQKLVVNIGYSKTVDEYEIRYQRFRSRGEAYNCWLDWIPREQHSLAYDGGH; this is translated from the exons ATGTGCATCAATGATAACACAAGTCTGCAAGAGATGTTCTCAATCAACTATGAAGCCCAATCACGAGTATCTGTTATTGAGCTGTACGTGGAGTTTGACCAATTACCGAATACGGTGGAACAAGATGATCATGATTTCGATGGAAAAAGTTATAACGGTGACAGTAAAGAGGAATATGAAGGAAATTATGATTTCGTTGATCCGAATGCAGATGAGGAACAAGAGGACTGCACCATTGAGTCGGACGTCGAAGACGTCGCAAATGCACTAGCGAGTGAGCATCCATTCGAAGAACTGTCTTTCATGCGTGCTTTGGATCTCGATGCCATGAATGCTCCAGAATTTTCGGAGTATGCCAATGCAG ATCCACCTGTGGTCAAGGATGGTGAATTTGTCATAGGGATGGAATTTAATTCTAGAGAGGCTGTGATCAAGGAAGTTAAAGATTATACCATTCACAGAGGTGTTGATTATTGGGTTTTTGAGTCTGAGCCGACGACATTTTACGCGAAATGTGTGCAATATGGGCAAAGCTGTGATTGGCTTATCAGGGTTAGCTTGATGCGAAGAAAGTATTGTTGGGAGATTAGACAATATAATGGCAGTCATACTTGTACTAGAGCCACTATTTGTCAGGATCATTTGAAGTTGGACTTAGACACTATTGCAGATGCAATTAAGCCATTGATAGAGGCCGATCCATCCATAAAGGTGCGATCAGTAATTGCAGATGTCCAATCAAAGTTTAACTACACGATTAGTTATCGCAAAGCATGGTTGGCTAAGCAGAAGGcagttgaaaaaatttttggagggtGGGAAGCCTCTTATGAAGCGTTGCCCATATGGTTTGAGGCAATGGTGAAGAAAGAGCCATCAGCAGCTGTCAAATATGAAACGTTACCTTGCTACCGCGGGGATGAATTGGCTCAGGATGTCAGGGTTCTAAATCGAGTTTTCTGGAGTTTCTACCCATGTATAAGAGCATTTAGGCACTGCAAGCCAGTTGTACAGGTAGATGGCACACacttgtatgaaaaatataaaggaGCGTTGTTGGTCGCAGTTTCTCAAGATGGTAACAACAATATTGTGCCAATTGCATTTGTGCTT GATGGGGTGGGACTTATCTCTGATCGTCACGAGTCTATTAGGTCAGCAGTTTCTCGTTGTGATGGAGCATGGGAACCGCCAAGGGCCAGACACATGTTTTGCATTAGGCACATAGCATCGAACTTCTTGAGGAAGTTCAAGGCACCGTTCATGCAAAAGCTTGTGGTGAACATAG GCTATTCTAAGACGGTGGATGAATACGAAATCCGTTACCAGAGGTTTCGCAGTCGGGGTGAGGCATACAATTGCTGGCTAGATTGGATTCCCCGTGAGCAACACTCTTTGGCATATGATGGTGGCCATTGA